A DNA window from Corvus hawaiiensis isolate bCorHaw1 chromosome 11, bCorHaw1.pri.cur, whole genome shotgun sequence contains the following coding sequences:
- the PRKCD gene encoding protein kinase C delta type isoform X2 has product MAPFLRISFNSFELGPVQNQGEQLQPFCAIKMKEALATERGKTLVQKKPTMYPEWKSTFDAHIYEGRVIQIVLMKAAEEPLSEVTVGVSLLAERCKKGNGKAEFWLDLQPQGKVLMAVQYFLEDADCRQSMKEEEGTVTINRRGAIKQAKIHYIKNHEFIATFFGQPTFCSVCRDFVWGLNKQGYKCRQCNAAIHKKCIDKIIGRCTGTAANSRDTMFQKERFNIDMPHRFRVYNYMSPTFCDHCGSLLWGLVRQGLKCEECGMNVHHKCQKKVANLCGINQKLLAEALNQVSQKSTRRSDSGSVESVGIYQDFDKKHKAPGGDTTDNSEYDKLWEGRTAETVSRIARRKFNIDSFVFHKVLGKGSFGKVLLAELKGKNEFFAIKALKKDVVLIDDDVECTMVEKRVLALAWENPFLTHLYCTFQTKDHLFFVMEFLNGGDLMFHIQDKGRFDLYRATFYGAEILCGLQFLHSKGIIYRDLKLDNVMLDKEGHIKIADFGMCKENVVGDNKASTFCGTPDYIAPEILQGLRYTFSVDWWSFGVLLYEMLIGQSPFHGDDEDELFESIRVDTPHYPRWITKESKDILEKLFERDPAKRLGVTGNIRDHPFFKTINWTALEKREVDPPFRPKVKSASDYNNFDREFLSEKPKLSYSDKNLIESMDQSAFNGFSFINPKFEQILNK; this is encoded by the exons ATGGCCCCCTTTTTACGGATATCTTTCAACTCATTTGAGCTGGGACCTGTGCAGAACCAAGGAGAACAACTACAGCCTTTCTGTGCTATCAAGATGAAGGAAGCTTTGGCTACAG agagagggaaaactCTGGTTCAGAAGAAACCCACCATGTATCCCGAATGGAAATCGACTTTTGATGCCCACATTTATGAGGGCCGGGTGATCCAGATTGTGCTgatgaaagcagcagaagagccACTGTCTGAAGTGACTGTGGGTGTGTCACTGCTGGCAGAACGGTGCAAGAAAGGCAATGGCAAAGCAGAGTTCTGG CTTGACCTTCAACCTCAGGGGAAGGTGCTGATGGCTGTGCAGTATTTTTTGGAAGATGCAG ACTGCAGACAGTCAatgaaggaagaggaggggacAGTAACTATCAACAGGAGAGGGGCTATCAAGCAAGCCAAAATCCACTACATCAAAAACCATGAATTTATTGCCACCTTCTTTGGACAACCTACATTTTGCTCTGTCTGCAGAGACTTTGTGTG ggGACTCAACAAGCAGGGATACAAATGTAGAC AATGCAATGCTGCTATTCATAAGAAATGCATTGATAAAATCATTGGGAGGTGTACTGGTACTGCAGCCAACAGCAGGGACACAATG TTCCAGAAGGAGCGGTTCAACATCGACATGCCCCACCGCTTCAGAGTCTACAACTACATGAGCCCCACCTTCTGTGACCACTGTGGCAGCCTGCTCTGGGGGCTGGTCAGGCAAGGGCTCAAGTGTgaag AATGTGGGATGAACGTTCATCATAAATGCCAGAAGAAGGTGGCAAACTTATGTGGAATAAACCAGAAGTTGCTAGCTGAAGCTTTAAATCAAGTTAGCCAG AAATCTACACGAAGGTCTGATTCTGGATCTGTAGAAAGTGTTGGTATTTATCAGGATTTTGATAAGAAACATAAAGCTCCAGGAGGAGACACAACAG ATAACAGTGAGTATGATAAGCTCTGGGAGGGCCGCACAGCTGAGACAGTGTCAAGAATTGCAAGGAGAAAATTCAACATAGACAGCTTTGTCTTCCACAAAGTGCTGGGGAAAGGAAGCTTTGGAAAG gTTCTGCTTGCCGAGCTGAAAGGGAAGAACGAATTCTTTGCTATCAAAGCTCTGAAAAAGGACGTGGTGCTAATTGATGATGATGTGGAATGTACCATGGTGGAAAAGAGGGTCCTCGCTCTTGCCTGGGAAAATCCATTTCTCACACATCTTTACTGCACCTTTCAGACAAAG GATCATTTGTTCTTCGTTATGGAGTTCCTGAACGGGGGAGATCTGATGTTCCACATACAAGACAAGGGGCGTTTCGATCTCTACAGAGCAAC GTTTTACGGAGCTGAAATTTTATGTGGGCTCcagtttcttcacagcaaagGCATTATTTATAG AGACCTAAAACTGGACAATGTGATGCTTGATAAAGAAGGCCACATCAAAATAGCTGATTTTGGAATGTGCAAAGAAAACGTTGTTGGTGACAACAAGGCGAGCACTTTCTGTGGGACCCCTGACTACATCGCTCCCGAG ATCCTGCAGGGTTTGCGGTACACGTTCTCTGTGGACTGGTGGTCCTTTGGGGTCCTGCTGTATGAGATGCTGATTGGCCAGTCCCCCTTCCATGGGGATGATGAAGATGAACTGTTTGAGTCAATCCGAGTGGACACCCCTCACTACCCACGCTGGATTACCAAGGAGTCGAAGGATATATTAGAAAAG CTCTTTGAAAGGGATCCAGCAAAACGACTTGGGGTCACTGGGAATATCAGAGACCATCCTTTCTTCAAAACAATCAACTGGACAGCGCTGGAGAAGAGGGAGGTGGACCCTCCCTTCAGGCCAAAAGTG AAATCAGCAAGTGACTACAACAACTTTGACAGAGAATTCCTGAGCGAGAAGCCAAAATTGTCTTACAGCGACAAAAACCTGATCGAGTCCATGGATCAGTCTGCATttaatggattttcttttattaaccCTAAATTTGAACAGATCTTGAACAAGTAA
- the PRKCD gene encoding protein kinase C delta type isoform X1 produces MAPFLRISFNSFELGPVQNQGEQLQPFCAIKMKEALATERGKTLVQKKPTMYPEWKSTFDAHIYEGRVIQIVLMKAAEEPLSEVTVGVSLLAERCKKGNGKAEFWLDLQPQGKVLMAVQYFLEDADCRQSMKEEEGTVTINRRGAIKQAKIHYIKNHEFIATFFGQPTFCSVCRDFVWGLNKQGYKCRQCNAAIHKKCIDKIIGRCTGTAANSRDTMFQKERFNIDMPHRFRVYNYMSPTFCDHCGSLLWGLVRQGLKCEECGMNVHHKCQKKVANLCGINQKLLAEALNQVSQKSTRRSDSGSVESVGIYQDFDKKHKAPGGDTTADNSEYDKLWEGRTAETVSRIARRKFNIDSFVFHKVLGKGSFGKVLLAELKGKNEFFAIKALKKDVVLIDDDVECTMVEKRVLALAWENPFLTHLYCTFQTKDHLFFVMEFLNGGDLMFHIQDKGRFDLYRATFYGAEILCGLQFLHSKGIIYRDLKLDNVMLDKEGHIKIADFGMCKENVVGDNKASTFCGTPDYIAPEILQGLRYTFSVDWWSFGVLLYEMLIGQSPFHGDDEDELFESIRVDTPHYPRWITKESKDILEKLFERDPAKRLGVTGNIRDHPFFKTINWTALEKREVDPPFRPKVKSASDYNNFDREFLSEKPKLSYSDKNLIESMDQSAFNGFSFINPKFEQILNK; encoded by the exons ATGGCCCCCTTTTTACGGATATCTTTCAACTCATTTGAGCTGGGACCTGTGCAGAACCAAGGAGAACAACTACAGCCTTTCTGTGCTATCAAGATGAAGGAAGCTTTGGCTACAG agagagggaaaactCTGGTTCAGAAGAAACCCACCATGTATCCCGAATGGAAATCGACTTTTGATGCCCACATTTATGAGGGCCGGGTGATCCAGATTGTGCTgatgaaagcagcagaagagccACTGTCTGAAGTGACTGTGGGTGTGTCACTGCTGGCAGAACGGTGCAAGAAAGGCAATGGCAAAGCAGAGTTCTGG CTTGACCTTCAACCTCAGGGGAAGGTGCTGATGGCTGTGCAGTATTTTTTGGAAGATGCAG ACTGCAGACAGTCAatgaaggaagaggaggggacAGTAACTATCAACAGGAGAGGGGCTATCAAGCAAGCCAAAATCCACTACATCAAAAACCATGAATTTATTGCCACCTTCTTTGGACAACCTACATTTTGCTCTGTCTGCAGAGACTTTGTGTG ggGACTCAACAAGCAGGGATACAAATGTAGAC AATGCAATGCTGCTATTCATAAGAAATGCATTGATAAAATCATTGGGAGGTGTACTGGTACTGCAGCCAACAGCAGGGACACAATG TTCCAGAAGGAGCGGTTCAACATCGACATGCCCCACCGCTTCAGAGTCTACAACTACATGAGCCCCACCTTCTGTGACCACTGTGGCAGCCTGCTCTGGGGGCTGGTCAGGCAAGGGCTCAAGTGTgaag AATGTGGGATGAACGTTCATCATAAATGCCAGAAGAAGGTGGCAAACTTATGTGGAATAAACCAGAAGTTGCTAGCTGAAGCTTTAAATCAAGTTAGCCAG AAATCTACACGAAGGTCTGATTCTGGATCTGTAGAAAGTGTTGGTATTTATCAGGATTTTGATAAGAAACATAAAGCTCCAGGAGGAGACACAACAG CAGATAACAGTGAGTATGATAAGCTCTGGGAGGGCCGCACAGCTGAGACAGTGTCAAGAATTGCAAGGAGAAAATTCAACATAGACAGCTTTGTCTTCCACAAAGTGCTGGGGAAAGGAAGCTTTGGAAAG gTTCTGCTTGCCGAGCTGAAAGGGAAGAACGAATTCTTTGCTATCAAAGCTCTGAAAAAGGACGTGGTGCTAATTGATGATGATGTGGAATGTACCATGGTGGAAAAGAGGGTCCTCGCTCTTGCCTGGGAAAATCCATTTCTCACACATCTTTACTGCACCTTTCAGACAAAG GATCATTTGTTCTTCGTTATGGAGTTCCTGAACGGGGGAGATCTGATGTTCCACATACAAGACAAGGGGCGTTTCGATCTCTACAGAGCAAC GTTTTACGGAGCTGAAATTTTATGTGGGCTCcagtttcttcacagcaaagGCATTATTTATAG AGACCTAAAACTGGACAATGTGATGCTTGATAAAGAAGGCCACATCAAAATAGCTGATTTTGGAATGTGCAAAGAAAACGTTGTTGGTGACAACAAGGCGAGCACTTTCTGTGGGACCCCTGACTACATCGCTCCCGAG ATCCTGCAGGGTTTGCGGTACACGTTCTCTGTGGACTGGTGGTCCTTTGGGGTCCTGCTGTATGAGATGCTGATTGGCCAGTCCCCCTTCCATGGGGATGATGAAGATGAACTGTTTGAGTCAATCCGAGTGGACACCCCTCACTACCCACGCTGGATTACCAAGGAGTCGAAGGATATATTAGAAAAG CTCTTTGAAAGGGATCCAGCAAAACGACTTGGGGTCACTGGGAATATCAGAGACCATCCTTTCTTCAAAACAATCAACTGGACAGCGCTGGAGAAGAGGGAGGTGGACCCTCCCTTCAGGCCAAAAGTG AAATCAGCAAGTGACTACAACAACTTTGACAGAGAATTCCTGAGCGAGAAGCCAAAATTGTCTTACAGCGACAAAAACCTGATCGAGTCCATGGATCAGTCTGCATttaatggattttcttttattaaccCTAAATTTGAACAGATCTTGAACAAGTAA